Part of the Candidatus Eisenbacteria bacterium genome is shown below.
GAATCTGGAAGCGAAGCGGTCCGATGACGAGGGCGAGGAGATTGAGTCCCATGAGGACGAGCCGGGCTTCCGTCGGCCCCATGACCCCGTACCCGTACCGGAACTTCCCGAACACGTGCGTCTCCAGGTACACGTTGATGGAGAGCACGAGATATCCGATCACGATCGCGAGCCCCACGGAGAGGAGCATGAAGGGCGAGAATCCGAGTCCGAGCCCGATCGCCGTCGTGGAGTACGCGTCCGTCAGGTGGTCCAGGTAGAAGCCGTAGCGCGGGCGCTCGATCTTCCGCACGCGCGCGAGCGTCCCGTCGAGGCTGTCGCCGAACCAGTGGATCACGAGTCCCAGGTTCGCCATCCAGAGCCAGGCGGGATCCCGGGTCGAGAGGCAGTAGCTCGCCGTGATCAGCGTGGCGCCGAAGATCCCGATCGCGGTGAGGTGATCGGGGAGCATCCAGCGGGGGAGCGCGGCCGCGATGCGCGGGAGCGCCCATCGCTCGAACCGGGTGGTGATGAAGGTGGACTGACGCTCCGCCTCGGCGGCCTTGGGCGCGGCTCGATCGGGGGTCATCGGCGGGCATTATCGGACGGGGCCCGCCCGCGCTCAACAGGGTTCCGCCGAAGGCCCCAGCGTGCCGACGCCTCCCTTGCGAACGGCGCGGGGAGCCAGGCGCCCCGGCGAGACCGCTACTTCTTGCCCTTCTTC
Proteins encoded:
- a CDS encoding CDP-alcohol phosphatidyltransferase family protein, coding for MTPDRAAPKAAEAERQSTFITTRFERWALPRIAAALPRWMLPDHLTAIGIFGATLITASYCLSTRDPAWLWMANLGLVIHWFGDSLDGTLARVRKIERPRYGFYLDHLTDAYSTTAIGLGLGFSPFMLLSVGLAIVIGYLVLSINVYLETHVFGKFRYGYGVMGPTEARLVLMGLNLLALVIGPLRFQILGVGLTAFDVLGVLAALGMAGLLLRRVVRNLGDLARDEPQRR